The following is a genomic window from Rhodoligotrophos defluvii.
CGGCGGGAGCAGAGCCCCGCCCGCGCGATGACCTTGGCCACCCGCTCGCCCGCTGACTGGACGGTTTCTCGGCGGCCGCGGCTCTTCTCTTGCGGCTCTGCCGCTTTACGAACCGATTTTGCTTTGTCCTTCATGACGCGACGCTCTATCACGGGTCACGGCACCACGCAGCGGTAAAGCGAGGAGCACGGGGTGTGATCGACACCTTTCCCCTCATGGACCTGGCCTTCGAGGCAGCACAAGAGGCAGCCGCCGATGGCGAGGTTCCCGTCGGCGCCGTCATCGCGGGGCCGGACAGACAGGTGCTCGCCGTGGCCAGAAATCGTACTCTGGCCTGGCGCGACCCGACGGCACATGCGGAAATCCTCGCGATTCGAGAGGCATGCAGCCGTCTGGGGTCGGAGCGTCTCGTCGGGTGTGATCTCTTCGTCACGCTCGAGCCCT
Proteins encoded in this region:
- a CDS encoding nucleoside deaminase, whose product is MDLAFEAAQEAAADGEVPVGAVIAGPDRQVLAVARNRTLAWRDPTAHAEILAIREACSRLGSERLVGCDLFVTLEPCAMCAAAISFARIRRVYFGAEDERMGGIEHGPRLFSQPTCHHRPEVYGGIGADRARDLLQRFFHERRRSRQ